The following proteins are co-located in the Bacteroidota bacterium genome:
- a CDS encoding primosomal protein N': FKYPPFYRLIDITLRHKDLDMVNEAADYFTTLLKHKLGNRVLGPEFPVVSRVKNYYLKGLLIKVEKESSISKVKLMLRSYIDELNQSKDFKAVQVVVDVDPY, translated from the coding sequence GTTTAAATATCCACCATTTTATAGACTAATAGACATTACATTGCGTCACAAAGATTTGGATATGGTAAACGAGGCCGCGGATTATTTTACAACTCTCTTAAAACATAAATTAGGAAATAGGGTATTAGGACCTGAATTCCCGGTAGTGTCGAGAGTGAAAAATTATTATCTAAAAGGTTTATTGATTAAGGTAGAAAAAGAAAGCTCCATAAGTAAAGTAAAGCTAATGCTTCGCAGTTATATAGATGAACTTAATCAATCAAAAGATTTTAAAGCTGTTCAGGTAGTTGTGGATGTTGATCCATATTAA
- a CDS encoding N-acetylmuramoyl-L-alanine amidase encodes MRIFSIILFTFLFTNKYSAQINGDSLFYVYSKKLSKSLDKKNRLDSLVYISSKGIGIVDTNKRQKLIVQWQDLDKWKIALKTISYDTIGTYIKDSVRLSAIINSTPLINVNQNLSKNTLEGVKIAIDPGHFAGNSRTAAIEEKYLTLPPYSDTLIEGELTLLTAQLIKEKLERFGANVLLTRTKPDQTAFGITFDEWYNKKRKTDVTNAFANKEITAEEKDLLLGTTSKKIAFRKFFLNYELKERARKINAFKPDLTLIIHYNVDEKNLNWRTPSEKNYNMFFVPGSFMPEELDNIETKLNLIRLLITDDLDKSVAFSGSIAQKMEQKTKIPLAKDTDAEYLSKYCLESNTAGVFHRNLTLTRLIQGTVCYGETMYQDNATEFKLLIESKNRTPESRVKQIANAYVDGILEYLQVK; translated from the coding sequence ATGAGAATTTTTAGCATTATTCTGTTTACTTTTTTATTTACCAACAAGTATTCGGCTCAAATAAACGGAGATAGTTTATTTTATGTTTATTCAAAAAAACTAAGCAAGTCGCTCGATAAAAAAAACAGGCTCGACTCTTTAGTATATATTAGCTCGAAAGGAATTGGAATTGTAGATACCAATAAACGTCAAAAACTTATTGTACAATGGCAAGATTTAGATAAATGGAAAATTGCCCTAAAAACTATCTCCTACGACACAATTGGTACCTACATCAAAGACAGTGTAAGGCTTTCTGCCATTATCAACTCAACACCGCTCATTAATGTCAATCAAAATCTAAGTAAAAATACTCTTGAGGGTGTTAAAATTGCAATAGATCCTGGACATTTTGCGGGGAACTCGAGAACTGCTGCTATTGAAGAAAAATACTTAACCCTCCCTCCTTACTCTGACACCTTGATAGAAGGAGAATTAACCCTGCTAACGGCTCAATTAATAAAAGAAAAACTAGAACGTTTTGGCGCCAATGTATTGCTTACTCGAACCAAACCGGACCAAACTGCATTTGGTATTACATTTGACGAATGGTATAATAAAAAAAGAAAAACGGATGTCACCAATGCCTTTGCAAATAAAGAAATTACAGCAGAAGAAAAAGATTTACTTCTTGGCACAACTTCAAAAAAAATAGCTTTTAGAAAATTTTTCTTGAATTACGAATTAAAAGAAAGAGCGAGAAAAATAAATGCCTTTAAACCCGATTTAACATTAATAATACACTATAATGTGGATGAAAAAAATTTAAACTGGAGAACTCCCTCTGAAAAAAACTACAATATGTTCTTTGTGCCCGGTTCTTTTATGCCGGAAGAGCTTGACAACATAGAAACAAAGCTAAACCTTATACGATTATTAATTACAGATGATTTAGATAAATCTGTTGCTTTTTCCGGAAGTATAGCTCAAAAAATGGAGCAAAAAACAAAAATTCCTCTGGCAAAGGATACAGATGCCGAATATTTGAGCAAATACTGCTTAGAAAGTAATACCGCAGGGGTTTTTCATCGAAATTTAACATTAACACGTTTAATACAAGGCACTGTTTGTTATGGAGAAACAATGTATCAAGACAATGCTACAGAATTTAAATTATTAATAGAATCTAAAAATAGAACACCCGAGTCTAGAGTAAAACAGATTGCAAATGCTTATGTAGATGGCATTTTAGAGTATTTGCAAGTAAAGTAA
- the arfB gene encoding aminoacyl-tRNA hydrolase produces the protein MNFTFLEQLVKEVSFKTSRSEGKGGQNVNKVATKVELLFNIKASKVLSAEQKQTIAEKLKNRIDIDGVLHLIAQTERSQLANKEIVVKKFVELLKKALTKPILRKPTKPSKAAKAKRLDVKKHRSEIKKGRRGGFI, from the coding sequence ATGAATTTTACATTTTTAGAACAATTAGTAAAAGAAGTTTCTTTTAAAACTAGCCGAAGTGAGGGAAAAGGTGGTCAAAATGTGAATAAAGTGGCTACTAAAGTTGAATTGTTGTTTAATATTAAGGCTTCAAAGGTATTGTCTGCAGAGCAAAAACAAACAATAGCAGAGAAACTAAAGAATAGAATTGATATTGATGGCGTTTTGCATCTAATAGCTCAAACAGAACGTTCTCAGTTGGCAAATAAAGAAATTGTAGTTAAGAAATTCGTTGAGCTATTGAAAAAGGCACTAACAAAGCCTATTCTGCGTAAACCCACAAAGCCTTCTAAAGCCGCAAAAGCAAAACGGTTGGATGTTAAAAAACATAGGTCCGAAATAAAGAAGGGGCGAAGGGGTGGATTTATTTAG
- a CDS encoding acyltransferase: MDFFLDYLRKLKIADVLNAKDRISSIDFFRGIAIITVVIYHFERILPYGYLGVDLFFVISGFLVGGILIKDVLLERRINYFKFILQRGFKIWPSYYFFIFLGLGVAYLLYRNSEPSQIIPWWDLKRYLLFYQNYTGAPFHNIFDHVWSLCVEEHFYLVFPFLFIFIQKFIKAELRKKYLFIFMGLVIICGVLFKLLSLHYTNSKDTYSGTHNRIDALAWGAMLSLIIFNYGNRLKEIKNIYFVSLLGVVIFVLSIFIKVKCNSFYFDKIIFHSLVPFSFFLLVLGLYHYDFSRFKVIRVMAYYSYNWYLWHTIFTIVCSQYIGVNVVGLITYLIITFTVAVFATVIVEEPTLAIRGKILKKIFD, translated from the coding sequence ATGGATTTCTTTTTGGATTATTTGAGAAAACTAAAAATTGCTGATGTCTTAAATGCAAAAGATAGAATTTCAAGTATCGATTTTTTTAGAGGTATTGCAATAATAACTGTGGTTATTTACCATTTTGAAAGAATTCTTCCTTATGGTTATCTTGGAGTTGATTTGTTTTTTGTTATTTCAGGTTTTTTAGTTGGAGGTATTTTAATAAAGGATGTTTTATTAGAAAGGAGGATTAACTATTTTAAGTTTATACTTCAAAGGGGATTTAAAATTTGGCCATCTTATTATTTTTTTATTTTTTTAGGATTGGGAGTAGCATATTTACTCTATAGAAATAGTGAACCTAGTCAAATTATTCCTTGGTGGGATTTAAAAAGATATCTCCTTTTTTATCAAAATTATACAGGAGCTCCATTCCACAATATTTTTGATCATGTTTGGTCTTTGTGTGTGGAAGAACATTTTTATTTAGTATTTCCCTTTCTATTCATTTTTATACAGAAATTTATTAAAGCAGAATTGCGAAAAAAATATCTATTTATTTTTATGGGTTTGGTAATTATATGTGGAGTACTATTTAAGTTATTATCCTTACACTATACAAATAGTAAAGATACATATTCAGGAACCCATAATAGGATAGACGCATTGGCTTGGGGAGCAATGCTTAGTTTGATTATATTCAATTACGGAAATAGGCTAAAAGAAATTAAGAATATATACTTTGTTTCATTGTTAGGAGTGGTGATTTTTGTTCTTTCTATTTTTATTAAAGTAAAGTGTAATTCTTTTTATTTTGATAAGATTATTTTTCATTCGCTTGTTCCTTTTAGTTTTTTTTTACTTGTTTTGGGATTATATCATTATGATTTTTCCAGATTTAAAGTGATAAGAGTAATGGCATACTACAGCTATAATTGGTATTTATGGCATACCATATTTACAATTGTATGTTCCCAATATATAGGTGTCAATGTTGTTGGTTTGATTACTTACCTTATTATTACATTTACAGTAGCTGTTTTTGCTACTGTAATAGTAGAGGAGCCTACCTTGGCAATTAGAGGAAAGATTTTAAAAAAAATATTCGATTAG
- a CDS encoding acyltransferase codes for MQKKLYFENLDGLKFLCFLSVFFFHSFHTEFIILKNSPIYSFIKKDIFGNGNIGVNFFFVISGFLITFLLIEEKKLNGQISINKFWLRRILRIWPLFYFCVFFGFIIFPFLKHLLGQTPNETANYINYLTFTNNFDLIKLGLPDCSVLGVLWSIAIEEQFYFVWPLIIYFFSIKKLWIPFILIILVSILFRALNDSPIILEHHTLSCMGDMTVGALGAWLINMLPKFKTFVESFSKKTISFIYIIFVLIFFFRDELLLPIYGIRIFERILIASIILF; via the coding sequence ATGCAAAAGAAATTATATTTTGAAAATTTAGACGGATTAAAATTTCTATGCTTCTTGTCAGTTTTCTTTTTTCACAGCTTCCATACCGAATTTATAATTTTAAAAAACAGCCCAATTTATTCTTTTATTAAGAAAGACATATTTGGAAATGGGAATATTGGTGTCAATTTTTTCTTTGTCATAAGTGGTTTTCTAATTACATTCTTACTAATTGAAGAAAAAAAGCTAAATGGTCAAATATCTATTAACAAATTTTGGTTACGCAGAATTCTTAGGATTTGGCCATTATTTTACTTCTGTGTATTCTTCGGATTTATTATATTTCCTTTTTTAAAACATCTTTTAGGACAAACACCAAATGAAACGGCAAACTACATTAACTACCTTACCTTTACAAATAATTTTGATTTAATTAAACTTGGGCTTCCTGACTGTTCTGTATTAGGTGTACTCTGGAGTATAGCTATAGAAGAGCAATTTTATTTTGTTTGGCCTTTAATAATCTATTTTTTTTCGATAAAAAAACTTTGGATTCCATTTATATTAATTATTCTCGTAAGTATACTCTTTAGAGCTTTAAACGACAGTCCAATTATTCTAGAGCATCATACTCTTTCTTGCATGGGCGATATGACAGTTGGAGCTCTAGGTGCTTGGCTAATAAATATGTTGCCTAAATTCAAAACATTCGTTGAGTCGTTTTCTAAAAAAACTATATCCTTCATTTATATTATTTTTGTGTTAATCTTTTTTTTCAGAGATGAATTACTTTTACCAATTTATGGAATACGTATCTTTGAGCGAATACTAATTGCGAGTATTATACTTTTTTAA